Proteins encoded in a region of the Prinia subflava isolate CZ2003 ecotype Zambia chromosome 24, Cam_Psub_1.2, whole genome shotgun sequence genome:
- the SDC3 gene encoding syndecan-3, producing the protein MPGEVPPPAPRGLRSLPLLLLLLLSARAALAQRWRNENYERPVDLEGSGDDDPFGEDELDDIYSGSGSGYFEPELGLDTAVSLTTDTLVTLPTTAAMLPVTAAQPVATPLEPSPTPQDTTPGQATSAFPMPRTTESPVVPSWKATTTTSTTASKPPTTTATTTTRATTTTRATTTRATTTTRATTTTTATTTTTEATTTTSTTTTATAKPTTIWRFLPPLATKAATTRATTLETPTTPVPETTTPTEAATSRLVPTSTARPRALPKPSTSRTAELPERSTALPPTAATLPPTEAPQMEPGEVTTVPDKELEVPASSGPSGDFEIREEEETTRPDLRNEVMAVVTPPAGPGPGRNAETGLMDNTIDSGNSAAQLPQKNILERKEVLIAVIVGGVVGALFAAFLVMLLIYRMKKKDEGSYTLEEPKQANVTYQKPDKQEEFYA; encoded by the exons ATGCCCGGGGAGGTGCCGCCGCCGGCGCCCCGGGGGCTGCGGAGCctcccgctgctgctgctgctgctgctcagcgCCCGCGCCGCGCTG GCTCAGCGCTGGCGCAATGAGAACTACGAGAGGCCCGTGGACCTGGAGGGCTCCGGGGATGACGATCCCTTCGGAGAGGATGAGCTGGACGACATCTACTCCGGCTCTGGCTCGGGGT ATTTCgagccagagctggggctggacaCGGCTGTGAGCCTGACCACGGACACGCTGGTGACGCTGCCCACCACCGCGGCCATGCTGCCCGTCACCGCTGCCCAGCCCGTGGCAACGCCCCTGGAGCCGTCCCCCACCCCCCAGGACACCACCCCCGGGCAGGCAACCAGCGCCTTCCCCATGCCCAGGACCACAGAATCACCAGTGGTGCCCAGCTGGAaagccaccaccaccaccagcaccacgGCCAGCAAGCCCCCGaccaccacagccaccaccaccaccagggccaccaccaccaccagggCCACCACCACCAgggccaccaccaccaccagggccaccaccaccactacggccaccaccaccaccacggAGGCCACCACGACCACAAGCACCAccaccacagccacagccaagCCCACCACCATCTGGAGGTTCCTGCCCCCCTTGGCCACCAAGGCGGCCACCACCCGGGCCACCACCCTGGAGACCCCCACCACGCCCGTCCCCGAAACCACCACCCCAACAGAGGCGGCCACATCGCGCCTTGTCCCCACCAGCACGGCCAGGCCCAGGGCCCTGCCAAAGCCCAGCACCTCGAGGACTGCAGAGCTCCCGGAGAGAAGCACGGCCCTGCCGCCCACGGCCGCCACTCTGCCGCCCACAGAGGCCCCCCAG ATGGAGCCTGGGGAGGTGACAACAGTCCCCGACAAGGAGCTGGAGGTCCCGGCCAGCAGTGGCCCCAGCGGGGACTTCGAGAtccgggaggaggaggagacaaCTCGTCCCGACCTCAGGAATGAGGTGATGGCTGTGGTGACACCGCCGGCGGGCCCAGGGCCCGGCAGGAACGCGGAGACGGGGCTGATGGACAACACGATAGACTCGGGCAACTCGGCTGCTCAGCTGCCCcagaaaaacatcctggagaggaaggaggtgTTGATAG CGGTGATCGTGGGCGGCGTGGTGGGCGCCCTTTTTGCCGCCTTCCTGGTGATGCTGCTCATCTACCGCATGAAGAAGAAGGACGAGGGCAGCTACACCCTGGAGGAGCCCAAGCAGGCCAACGTCACCTACCAGAAGCCCGACAAGCAGGAGGAGTTCTACGCGTAG